One genomic region from Quercus robur chromosome 4, dhQueRobu3.1, whole genome shotgun sequence encodes:
- the LOC126722974 gene encoding pectinesterase 2-like, whose protein sequence is MKLRALVAPLFVSLFLSLTILGYSQADIKKWCSQTPNPEPCDYFLSQKLNYHSPIKQKSDFFTISKQLALERALKAQSNIISLGPKSKNAREKAAWADCLELYEYTHYRLNKTIDPNVKCSQTDAQTWLSTALTNLETCRAGFIELGVPDNLLPLMSNNVSKLISNALSLNKVPYTVPSYKHGFPTWVKPGDRKLLQSSSAPKANIVVAQDGSGNYKTIKEAISAATSQSGSGRFVIYVKAGTYQENVEIKLKNIMLVGDGIGKTIITGSKSVGGGSTTFNSATIAVVGDGFIARDITIRNTAGAANHQAVALRSGSDLSVFYRCSLEGYQDTLYVHSQRQFYRECDIYGTVDFIFGNAAVVLQNCNIYARYPPNKTNTLTAQGRTDPNQNTGISIHDCTVKAASDLMSSQSSVKTYLGRPWKKYSRTVFMKTYLDSLIAPAGWMEWSGNFALSTLYYGEYANTGPGSSTANRVNWPGYHVITSASIASQYTVANFISGGSWLPVTNVPYTADL, encoded by the exons ATGAAACTTCGAGCATTGGTTGCACCTCTATTTGTGTCTCTTTTTCTGTCTCTAACCATTCTTGGTTACTCTCAAGCAGATATTAAAAAATGGTGCAGCCAAACCCCAAACCCTGAGCCATGTGACTATTTTTTAAGCCAGAAGCTTAATTACCACAGCCCCATCAAGCAAAAGTCCGATTTTTTCACAATCTCAAAGCAACTAGCACTAGAACGTGCCCTAAAAGCTCAAAGTAACATAATTTCACTAGGGCCCAAGAGCAAAAATGCTCGTGAAAAGGCTGCATGGGCAGATTGCCTTGAGCTTTATGAGTATACCCACTACAGGCTAAACAAAACCATTGACCCTAATGTCAAGTGCAGCCAAACCGATGCTCAAACATGGCTCAGCACGGCTCTAACCAACCTTGAGACTTGTCGGGCCGGGTTTATTGAGCTAGGGGTCCCGGACAATCTCTTGCCCTTGATGTCAAACAACGTTTCTAAGCTAATTAGCAACGCTTTGTCTCTTAACAAAGTTCCATACACTGTACCGAGTTACAAACATGGTTTCCCAACTTGGGTTAAGCCTGGGGACCGGAAACTCTTGCAGTCTTCTTCGGCTCCTAAGGCTAATATTGTGGTTGCACAAGATGGTTCAGGGAATTATAAGACGATAAAGGAGGCGATAAGTGCAGCTACGTCACAGTCAGGAAGTGGAAGGTTTGTGATATACGTGAAGGCTGGGACATACCAAGAAAACGTTGAGATaaagttgaaaaatattatgttggTAGGAGATGGTATAGGAAAAACCATAATCACTGGGAGCAAAAGTGTTGGTGGAGGTTCTACAACCTTCAATTCAGCCACAATTG cTGTCGTGGGAGATGGATTCATTGCTCGCGACATCACTATAAGGAACACTGCTGGAGCAGCAAATCATCAAGCCGTGGCCCTTCGTTCTGGGTCTGATCTCTCGGTATTTTACAGGTGCAGCTTGGAAGGGTACCAAGACACCCTCTATGTCCATTCCCAAAGGCAATTCTATAGGGAATGTGACATATATGGTACAGTTGATTTCATATTTGGAAATGCTGCAGTTGTGTTGCAAAATTGTAACATTTATGCTCGTTACCCTCCTAACAAGACCAACACTCTTACTGCCCAAGGTAGGACTGATCCTAATCAAAACACTGGAATTTCCATTCATGATTGTACAGTCAAGGCTGCTTCAGATTTAATGTCGTCCCAGAGCTCGGTTAAGACATACTTAGGGAGGCCATGGAAGAAGTATTCACGCACGGTTTTTATGAAAACATACTTGGATAGCTTGATCGCTCCAGCTGGATGGATGGAATGGAGTGGAAATTTTGCCCTCAGTACCTTGTACTATGGGGAGTATGCCAACACGGGGCCAGGCTCATCGACTGCTAATAGAGTTAATTGGCCTGGCTACCATGTCATTACTAGTGCATCTATAGCTTCACAATACACCGTTGCAAACTTCATCTCTGGCGGTTCATGGTTGCCAGTTACCAACGTGCCTTACACAGCTGacctttaa